A genomic stretch from Coleofasciculus sp. FACHB-T130 includes:
- a CDS encoding cupin domain-containing protein codes for MKQSPISSESISAPSGKTIYPEPYASLVQGRQKRKLGDYFGLTHFGVNLTHLSPGAISALAHSHSKQEEFILVLEGSPTLVLGEEEFVLHPGDCYGFKAGTGIAHQLINRSEENVTYLEVGDRTQGDEVEFPNDDLKATQLPNREWALTHKDGRAY; via the coding sequence ATGAAGCAATCGCCAATTTCATCTGAATCGATTTCAGCACCGAGCGGTAAGACAATATACCCAGAACCTTATGCTTCCCTTGTTCAGGGACGACAAAAGCGAAAACTGGGTGACTATTTTGGGTTGACTCATTTTGGAGTTAATTTGACCCATCTCTCACCCGGTGCAATTTCTGCTCTTGCTCACAGCCACTCAAAGCAAGAAGAATTTATCCTGGTATTGGAAGGCAGTCCAACGCTGGTACTCGGCGAAGAGGAATTCGTTTTGCATCCCGGTGACTGCTACGGATTTAAGGCAGGCACGGGTATCGCCCATCAACTGATTAATCGATCTGAAGAAAACGTAACCTATCTTGAGGTTGGCGATCGCACCCAGGGAGATGAGGTGGAATTCCCAAATGACGATCTCAAAGCCACACAATTGCCGAATAGGGAATGGGCTTTAACGCACAAAGATGGTCGCGCATATTAA